Proteins from a genomic interval of Methanofollis formosanus:
- a CDS encoding PocR ligand-binding domain-containing protein, with translation MDHSTPEKGIRLSDFTDICKLEELMKNLHELTDVPSSIVALDGTRVITAGGQRFCMVSCRRCAGGPSLSCCDPDRVQGLKCGESAMVGCRNGFSMIVAPVCLEGRPVAFFFGGPLSCPDTECCYAPDPQKSARFLPLISTFTGMLSMCITHSFQLFREMEERKRAENRLSHSEGLYRAIFEHSGTAMAIVRSDGSIVRANIGFGNLLKIEPGVLCGIPWTLFVSSEERKRIMEIHERRDCDPLFSMNGYEIALTSVDGREVSAVLHTGKIPGSDRYVLSLIDVTERRRLEEMREEAFAQIERNFTQLAVLNDQIRNPLTAIVGLAGMAGGVLSEAVLKHAMEIDDIVTHLDERWLESEAVRGFLQKHYDTERPRPESPWG, from the coding sequence ATGGACCACAGTACCCCTGAAAAAGGGATCCGACTCTCTGATTTCACCGACATCTGCAAACTGGAGGAGTTGATGAAAAACCTCCACGAACTTACCGACGTTCCCTCCTCTATCGTCGCTCTCGACGGTACGCGGGTGATCACGGCCGGCGGACAGCGTTTCTGCATGGTGTCCTGCCGTCGGTGTGCAGGGGGACCGTCCCTCTCCTGCTGTGATCCTGACCGGGTCCAGGGTCTGAAATGCGGAGAGTCCGCCATGGTCGGGTGCCGGAACGGCTTCAGCATGATCGTCGCTCCCGTATGCCTTGAAGGCAGGCCGGTCGCATTTTTCTTTGGCGGGCCGCTTTCATGCCCGGACACCGAGTGTTGTTATGCTCCTGACCCGCAGAAGAGTGCGAGGTTCCTCCCTCTCATCTCCACCTTTACCGGGATGCTCTCGATGTGCATCACCCACAGTTTTCAACTTTTCAGAGAAATGGAGGAGAGAAAACGGGCTGAAAATCGTCTTTCCCATTCGGAAGGCCTCTACCGCGCGATCTTCGAGCACAGCGGGACTGCGATGGCGATCGTCCGGAGCGACGGTTCGATCGTCCGGGCAAATATCGGCTTCGGGAACCTGCTCAAGATCGAGCCGGGCGTGCTCTGTGGGATACCCTGGACCCTGTTTGTCTCCTCTGAGGAGAGAAAGAGGATCATGGAGATCCATGAAAGACGCGACTGCGATCCCCTCTTCTCGATGAACGGGTATGAGATCGCCCTCACCAGCGTGGACGGCAGGGAAGTCTCTGCCGTCCTGCATACCGGGAAGATCCCGGGGAGCGACCGCTATGTGCTCTCCCTCATCGACGTGACCGAACGCAGGCGTCTTGAAGAGATGCGGGAGGAGGCATTTGCCCAGATCGAACGGAACTTCACCCAGCTCGCCGTCCTCAACGACCAGATCCGAAACCCCCTGACCGCCATCGTGGGCCTTGCCGGGATGGCCGGGGGTGTTCTCTCTGAGGCGGTCCTCAAACATGCGATGGAGATCGACGATATCGTCACCCATCTCGACGAGCGCTGGCTGGAATCAGAGGCCGTACGCGGCTTCCTGCAGAAACATTACGACACCGAGCGTCCGCGGCCAGAATCGCCTTGGGGGTAG
- a CDS encoding ion transporter, translating to MFRNRLYTILEGTDEGGAVGEVFNTFIVALIVANVAAVVLGTDASLYLRYQFFFDWFEVLSVAIFTVEYVLRLWTVPCNPAFAGRGGRVRFAASPMAIIDLVAILPFYLPMIIPIDLRVLRMLRLLRVFRLFKLYRYSEALKMLERVIKAEKEALIVVGFVLVVLLVLASTLMYCIEHHAQPEAFSSIPMAMWWAVATLTTVGYGDVYPITPLGKLLGGFIAVLGVGMFALPAGILASAFGDEIKNRHENKRICPHCGRCIDEPPAENENPVGSVEDGSAWPVAADTPQ from the coding sequence ATGTTCAGGAACCGACTCTATACCATCCTTGAAGGAACCGACGAAGGAGGTGCGGTGGGTGAGGTGTTCAACACCTTTATCGTCGCCCTCATCGTCGCCAACGTGGCCGCCGTCGTCCTGGGAACCGATGCGTCTCTCTATCTGAGGTATCAGTTCTTCTTCGACTGGTTTGAGGTCCTCTCGGTTGCAATCTTCACGGTGGAATATGTTCTCCGTCTCTGGACGGTACCTTGCAACCCTGCGTTTGCGGGGCGAGGCGGCCGGGTGCGTTTTGCCGCGTCGCCCATGGCGATCATCGATCTCGTGGCCATCCTGCCCTTCTATCTGCCGATGATCATCCCCATCGATCTCAGGGTGCTGCGGATGCTACGTCTGCTCAGGGTCTTCCGGCTCTTCAAACTCTACCGCTATTCCGAGGCTCTCAAAATGCTCGAGCGGGTGATAAAGGCCGAGAAGGAGGCACTCATCGTTGTCGGGTTCGTCCTCGTCGTTCTCCTTGTCCTCGCCTCGACGCTGATGTACTGTATCGAGCACCATGCCCAGCCCGAGGCCTTCTCCAGTATCCCGATGGCGATGTGGTGGGCGGTGGCGACGCTCACCACCGTCGGGTACGGGGACGTCTACCCCATCACGCCACTCGGCAAACTCCTCGGTGGGTTCATCGCTGTTCTCGGGGTCGGGATGTTCGCGCTCCCGGCCGGGATTCTTGCCTCGGCTTTCGGGGACGAGATCAAAAATCGGCATGAGAATAAGCGTATCTGCCCGCATTGCGGGAGATGCATCGACGAACCTCCTGCCGAAAACGAGAACCCGGTGGGGAGTGTCGAGGACGGGTCGGCCTGGCCGGTAGCGGCCGACACCCCTCAGTGA
- a CDS encoding molybdopterin-dependent oxidoreductase has product MKRSFVRILAIFALICAAAACGCTGTTETTDPAASAGDEIAWNLTVTDGTQEKVLSFAEIKALPAWEGYGYAVSTVGIKYGPYTVKGVPLTTLFDLVGGFEEGDQVGISAPDGYYWVFDDEQMSGKGFVTFDENLKEKPSPDLTPILAYEFNGTAIPDGDGGPLRIVVATDEPGTITEGSAWVKWVDRIEVKRS; this is encoded by the coding sequence ATGAAGCGCAGTTTCGTCAGGATCCTGGCTATCTTTGCCCTCATCTGCGCGGCGGCCGCCTGCGGGTGTACCGGAACCACCGAGACCACCGATCCCGCGGCTTCGGCCGGAGACGAGATCGCCTGGAACCTCACGGTCACCGACGGCACCCAGGAGAAGGTGCTCTCCTTCGCAGAGATCAAGGCACTCCCGGCCTGGGAAGGCTATGGCTATGCGGTCTCCACGGTCGGGATCAAGTACGGGCCGTACACCGTGAAGGGCGTGCCCCTCACGACACTCTTCGATCTCGTCGGCGGGTTTGAAGAGGGCGATCAGGTCGGAATTTCAGCGCCCGACGGTTACTACTGGGTCTTCGACGACGAGCAGATGTCCGGGAAGGGTTTTGTGACCTTCGACGAGAATCTCAAGGAGAAACCCTCACCTGATCTCACTCCGATCCTCGCCTACGAGTTCAACGGGACGGCGATCCCTGACGGGGACGGCGGTCCGCTCAGGATCGTGGTCGCCACCGATGAACCGGGCACCATCACCGAGGGAAGCGCCTGGGTGAAGTGGGTGGACCGGATCGAGGTGAAACGTTCATGA
- a CDS encoding 3-isopropylmalate dehydratase large subunit produces MGTTLVEKIFSSRCGREVRAGEVVMAPVDRAMVHDITGPLAVRVFKEMGGEKVFDPARIVMLFDHQVPADSVPAAENQQFMRVFAREQEIHNYDLREGVCHQVLMEKGHAAPGEIVVGSDSHTCTYGAAGAFATGIGSTDMGFVLKFGALYFRVPESIRVEVTGAFAPRVGAKDLILSIAGDIGAGGATYQALEFCGETIKTMPMAGRMTCCNMAIEMGAKAGIVPPDAVTRDYLQARRPGAEIADLAPDLDAVYADRRTYDVTDLVPQVAVPHNVDHVVDVDEVAGTSIDQVFIGSCTNGRYEDFAEAAEVLGDRTFSDEVRVIVVPASKEEYLKTLRAGLVERFVEAGALVEAPCCGPCMGGAFGLLAPGEVSLSTSNRNFRGRQGSTEAEVYLCSPATAAASAITGAITDPREV; encoded by the coding sequence ATGGGAACGACGCTTGTCGAGAAGATCTTCTCCTCCCGGTGCGGCCGGGAGGTGCGGGCAGGCGAGGTGGTGATGGCCCCCGTGGACCGGGCAATGGTCCATGACATCACCGGCCCCCTCGCGGTCAGAGTGTTCAAAGAGATGGGCGGGGAGAAAGTCTTCGATCCGGCACGGATCGTGATGCTCTTCGACCACCAGGTCCCGGCAGACTCGGTTCCGGCGGCCGAGAACCAGCAGTTCATGCGGGTCTTCGCCCGCGAGCAGGAGATCCACAACTACGACCTTCGCGAGGGCGTCTGTCACCAGGTGCTCATGGAGAAGGGACACGCCGCCCCCGGCGAGATCGTCGTCGGTTCCGACTCGCACACCTGCACCTACGGGGCCGCAGGGGCGTTTGCGACCGGCATCGGCTCGACCGACATGGGCTTTGTCCTCAAGTTCGGCGCCCTCTACTTCAGGGTGCCCGAATCGATCAGGGTCGAGGTCACCGGCGCCTTCGCCCCCCGCGTCGGGGCAAAAGATCTCATCCTCTCCATCGCCGGCGACATCGGCGCGGGCGGCGCCACCTACCAGGCCCTCGAATTCTGCGGCGAGACCATCAAGACGATGCCGATGGCCGGGCGGATGACCTGCTGCAACATGGCCATCGAGATGGGGGCAAAGGCCGGGATCGTCCCGCCCGACGCCGTCACCCGCGACTATCTCCAGGCCCGGCGGCCGGGCGCGGAGATCGCCGACCTCGCCCCTGACCTGGACGCCGTCTATGCCGACCGGCGGACATACGACGTCACCGATCTCGTCCCGCAGGTCGCGGTCCCCCACAACGTGGACCATGTCGTCGACGTCGACGAGGTCGCCGGCACCTCCATCGACCAGGTCTTCATCGGTTCGTGCACGAACGGCCGGTACGAGGACTTCGCCGAGGCCGCCGAGGTGCTCGGCGACCGAACATTCTCCGACGAGGTGCGGGTGATCGTCGTTCCGGCCTCGAAGGAGGAGTACCTCAAGACCCTCAGGGCCGGACTGGTCGAGCGGTTCGTCGAAGCGGGTGCGCTCGTCGAGGCGCCGTGCTGCGGCCCGTGCATGGGCGGGGCCTTTGGCCTCCTTGCCCCCGGCGAAGTCTCGCTCTCCACCTCGAACCGCAACTTCAGGGGACGGCAGGGGAGCACGGAAGCGGAGGTCTACCTCTGCTCGCCGGCGACAGCGGCGGCAAGCGCGATCACCGGCGCGATCACCGACCCGAGGGAGGTGTGA
- the wtpA gene encoding tungstate ABC transporter substrate-binding protein WtpA, which translates to MRGTPLVLLALAAVFVLAAGCTGGDDTPTTLRIVPAGSLLLPMEEVEAGFEASHPGVDVQIEGHGSIQCVRQVTDLHRAIDVVVVADEALIPDMMYRPMEEGDGNYTDSYTTFATNQMVVAYTNQSTYADEITPENWYEILARPDVVVGISNPMLDAAGYRSLMVTTLAGDYYGNGSIYGAILGDHLRPAPAVSQEGTTTVITLPEVLKAEGEKVRVRDGSIYLLSLLDAGGVDYAFEYLSVAEGHGLQYVTLPTEIDLSSAGYADEYEKAVVKLGFQRFGSIGSERIGNPIVYAATVPNTAPHPELAREFMDYMVAQFSEGHGEGWPTPLPA; encoded by the coding sequence ATGAGGGGCACCCCCCTCGTTCTCCTTGCCCTTGCGGCGGTCTTTGTTCTGGCCGCAGGGTGCACCGGCGGCGACGACACGCCCACCACCCTCAGGATCGTCCCGGCCGGGAGCCTTCTTCTCCCTATGGAAGAGGTGGAGGCAGGGTTTGAGGCGTCCCACCCTGGTGTGGACGTCCAGATCGAGGGGCACGGTTCCATCCAGTGCGTGCGACAGGTGACCGACCTCCACCGCGCCATCGACGTGGTGGTGGTCGCGGACGAGGCACTCATCCCCGACATGATGTACCGGCCGATGGAGGAGGGGGACGGGAACTACACTGACTCGTACACCACCTTCGCCACCAACCAGATGGTCGTCGCCTACACCAACCAGAGCACGTATGCCGACGAGATCACCCCGGAGAACTGGTACGAGATCCTTGCCAGACCCGACGTCGTCGTCGGGATCTCAAACCCCATGCTCGACGCCGCGGGCTACCGGTCGCTGATGGTGACGACGCTTGCCGGGGACTACTACGGCAACGGATCCATCTATGGCGCCATCCTCGGCGATCATCTCAGGCCCGCACCGGCGGTCTCTCAGGAAGGAACCACCACCGTCATCACCCTCCCTGAGGTTCTCAAGGCCGAGGGCGAGAAGGTGCGGGTGCGGGACGGGAGCATCTATCTTCTCTCGCTCCTGGACGCCGGCGGGGTGGACTATGCCTTCGAGTACCTGAGCGTCGCCGAGGGGCACGGCCTGCAGTACGTCACCCTGCCGACCGAGATCGACCTCAGTTCGGCGGGATATGCAGATGAGTATGAGAAGGCCGTGGTCAAACTCGGTTTCCAGCGGTTTGGTTCCATCGGGAGCGAGCGGATCGGCAACCCTATCGTCTATGCGGCGACGGTCCCGAACACCGCTCCACACCCGGAGCTTGCCCGCGAGTTCATGGACTACATGGTCGCTCAGTTTTCAGAGGGCCATGGCGAGGGATGGCCCACACCCCTCCCCGCCTGA
- a CDS encoding PocR ligand-binding domain-containing protein, whose translation MGDPFVDETPELTRLYLILNEVSELLGFRSSIVTLEGRECVSLGEVRVCSEFHKGHAASGRTCRTCMAGLGTYASSRNSFVFLCPHRLWRVAVPIIIRERHVATLLGPPFFRSEEEQRSGYFLAMAQRYGYRVRDYSDALMEVPIFSEAEVERARKGYIVLAHFLSYGLTLSHRSATEARERKKVEGRLKRSEDILRTAFEHTGTAMAVVRDDGFLLHANTQFGEILGEDSRLLRGRRWTSFVDPDRRQVLDGIHRCRKEDPVSAPDRYEVVLRRADGKEVEVLLTVGKIPGRSLYLLSLQDISERRKMEVLRKEALDQIDRNFTQLASLNDRIRNPLSVIVGLAEMGDNEFSEQVIQHAREIDSLVSDLDQCWLDSGVVRRFLKKYYDDE comes from the coding sequence ATGGGAGACCCTTTTGTTGATGAAACTCCAGAACTCACCAGGCTGTACCTCATACTCAATGAGGTCAGCGAACTCCTCGGTTTCAGGTCCAGTATCGTCACGCTTGAGGGTCGCGAGTGCGTCTCTCTCGGGGAGGTGCGAGTCTGCTCCGAGTTCCATAAGGGGCATGCGGCAAGCGGGCGAACGTGCAGGACGTGCATGGCCGGACTCGGCACCTATGCTTCATCGAGAAATTCTTTTGTATTCCTCTGCCCTCATCGCCTCTGGCGGGTTGCCGTCCCGATCATCATCAGAGAGAGGCATGTGGCGACCCTCCTCGGACCACCCTTTTTCCGTTCTGAAGAGGAACAGAGGTCAGGTTATTTTCTGGCCATGGCACAGCGTTACGGGTACCGCGTCAGAGATTACAGCGACGCTCTGATGGAAGTGCCGATATTCTCAGAGGCGGAGGTTGAACGGGCCAGGAAGGGTTACATCGTTCTTGCGCATTTTCTCTCATATGGCCTGACCCTTTCCCATCGGTCCGCGACCGAGGCCAGAGAACGCAAAAAGGTCGAAGGCCGACTGAAACGCTCGGAAGATATTCTGAGGACGGCATTTGAACACACCGGGACGGCGATGGCGGTGGTCAGGGACGATGGGTTTCTGCTCCATGCGAATACACAATTCGGCGAAATCCTTGGTGAAGACTCGAGGCTCCTGAGAGGGAGGCGCTGGACCTCATTTGTCGATCCTGACCGGCGGCAGGTGCTTGATGGGATCCACCGATGCAGAAAGGAAGATCCTGTTTCCGCTCCTGACCGGTACGAGGTCGTACTCAGGCGGGCAGACGGGAAGGAGGTCGAGGTGCTCCTGACCGTGGGGAAGATTCCGGGAAGGTCTCTCTATCTGCTCTCTCTTCAGGACATCAGCGAGCGCCGAAAGATGGAGGTTCTCAGGAAGGAGGCGCTCGATCAGATCGACCGGAATTTCACGCAGCTCGCCTCGCTCAATGATCGGATCCGAAATCCCCTCTCGGTCATCGTCGGGCTTGCCGAGATGGGTGACAACGAATTCTCCGAGCAGGTGATCCAGCATGCTCGAGAGATCGACAGCCTCGTCAGCGACCTCGACCAGTGCTGGCTGGATTCCGGTGTGGTGCGGCGGTTCCTCAAAAAGTACTATGATGATGAATAG
- a CDS encoding histidine kinase N-terminal 7TM domain-containing protein: MIWQYSPLPPLLLISAVLTAVIAFIAWKNRRSPGGVALTIFLSAATIWSAAYALEFSAADLESNLLFTDIEYFGIAIVPIALLAFALSYTGREHLLTRSRVLLLALFPALTIIAMLSNDLHHLYYTGFTPSIDGGAVIWLFHYGPLFWIFWSIAALLILAALVLLITHLFDAPAAYRSQIGLLLIAFIVPLIANVLYVLKIGPVPGLDLTPVGFLVTGLTLEAATIRYQFFSVTPLARSLLPRITTDSMIVVNESGRIVDINPSAATIAGLPEEAAIGIPFDRVFPSLKPVVAGCTEETGMSEAEVAMTVGGQARVFISRCQRTKESSRDMAGYLIVLHDVTDLLHEKATLKKVNEKIGILGDITRHDILNQLTAVTGYMDLALDSEDIGEIRGDLRKSLAAAENVRHQLEFTRDYSSLGRGSSRWFDLVAVAQSALIYAEQNGMQAGISCNGVKICADPLIERALFNLAHNAVAYSRTATEFRISCTLAGDGLVLFVGDNGIGIPDEEKEIIFRHGVGKHTGLGLFMVREILGITGMTIRETGTAGSGACFAIMVPPGCFRIDRTGEDVVTR; the protein is encoded by the coding sequence ATGATCTGGCAATACTCCCCCCTGCCTCCCCTCCTTCTCATATCGGCAGTCCTGACCGCCGTCATAGCCTTTATCGCATGGAAGAACCGGAGGTCGCCAGGCGGAGTAGCGCTGACGATCTTTCTCTCCGCTGCAACGATCTGGAGCGCTGCCTATGCCCTGGAATTCTCCGCTGCCGACCTGGAATCAAACCTCCTCTTCACCGACATCGAATATTTCGGCATCGCAATCGTTCCCATTGCATTACTTGCCTTTGCCCTCTCCTACACGGGACGGGAACATCTGCTCACCAGGAGTCGCGTTCTCCTTCTTGCGCTCTTCCCGGCACTCACCATCATAGCGATGCTCTCCAATGACCTCCATCACCTGTATTATACCGGGTTCACCCCCTCCATCGACGGCGGCGCCGTGATCTGGCTGTTCCATTACGGTCCGCTCTTCTGGATCTTCTGGAGTATCGCGGCACTCCTGATCCTCGCTGCACTCGTCCTCCTGATCACTCATCTGTTCGATGCCCCGGCAGCCTACCGGAGCCAGATCGGTCTCCTCCTCATCGCCTTCATCGTGCCGCTCATCGCCAATGTACTCTACGTCCTGAAGATCGGGCCTGTTCCCGGACTTGACCTGACGCCCGTTGGTTTTCTTGTCACCGGTCTGACTCTGGAGGCGGCGACGATCAGGTATCAATTCTTTTCGGTCACTCCCCTGGCTCGGTCCCTTCTTCCCAGGATCACGACCGACAGCATGATCGTGGTCAATGAGTCAGGGCGGATCGTCGATATCAACCCGTCTGCCGCCACGATCGCCGGTCTTCCCGAAGAGGCCGCGATAGGGATACCTTTCGACCGGGTCTTTCCCTCCCTGAAGCCGGTTGTTGCCGGATGCACCGAAGAGACCGGGATGAGCGAGGCCGAGGTGGCGATGACGGTCGGGGGTCAGGCCAGGGTGTTCATCAGTCGGTGCCAGAGGACGAAGGAGTCTTCACGCGATATGGCCGGGTATCTTATCGTCCTCCACGACGTCACCGACCTGCTGCACGAAAAAGCGACGTTGAAAAAGGTAAATGAAAAAATCGGGATTCTGGGGGATATCACCCGTCACGACATCCTCAATCAACTCACGGCTGTCACAGGATACATGGACCTCGCTCTTGATTCTGAGGATATCGGTGAGATCAGGGGGGATCTCAGGAAATCGCTCGCCGCGGCTGAGAACGTACGTCACCAGCTTGAATTTACCCGTGACTACTCGTCACTCGGGAGAGGAAGTTCGCGGTGGTTTGATCTTGTGGCGGTGGCGCAATCGGCACTTATCTATGCCGAACAGAACGGGATGCAGGCCGGCATCTCCTGCAATGGCGTGAAGATCTGCGCCGATCCTCTCATCGAACGGGCCCTCTTCAATCTGGCTCACAACGCCGTCGCCTACAGCAGGACGGCGACTGAGTTCAGGATCTCGTGCACACTCGCGGGGGACGGACTGGTTCTATTCGTGGGGGACAACGGCATCGGTATTCCAGACGAGGAGAAGGAGATCATCTTCAGGCATGGTGTCGGGAAGCACACCGGCCTCGGGCTCTTTATGGTGAGGGAGATCCTCGGAATCACCGGCATGACGATCAGAGAGACCGGGACCGCGGGGTCGGGCGCATGTTTTGCGATCATGGTGCCACCCGGGTGCTTCAGGATCGATCGCACCGGAGAGGACGTCGTCACCCGGTGA
- a CDS encoding 3-isopropylmalate dehydratase small subunit has protein sequence MRIWKFGDDIDTDAIIPGRFLTEYEPEKLAAHVFEGTRDDCRAGVQPGDIIVAGKNFGCGSSREHAPLALLGAGVKVVVAESFARIFYRNAVNTGILPLVCHDTGGLVEGHEATVDIEKGVLTSDCIDYPIEPVPPFMQAIIDAGGLVEYAKEMKEVELCTGSQR, from the coding sequence ATGCGGATCTGGAAATTCGGCGACGACATCGATACGGACGCGATCATCCCGGGACGGTTCCTCACCGAGTATGAGCCCGAAAAACTCGCAGCTCATGTCTTCGAGGGGACGAGGGACGACTGCAGGGCCGGGGTGCAGCCCGGCGACATCATCGTCGCGGGCAAGAACTTCGGCTGCGGGTCCTCCCGCGAGCACGCCCCCCTCGCCCTCCTCGGCGCGGGGGTGAAGGTCGTCGTGGCCGAGTCCTTTGCCAGGATCTTCTACCGCAACGCGGTGAACACCGGGATCCTCCCTCTGGTCTGTCACGACACCGGCGGGCTTGTCGAGGGGCACGAGGCGACGGTCGACATAGAAAAAGGTGTGCTCACGTCCGACTGCATCGACTACCCCATCGAACCGGTGCCGCCCTTCATGCAGGCGATCATCGACGCCGGGGGGCTGGTCGAATATGCAAAAGAGATGAAGGAGGTGGAATTATGTACAGGGTCGCAGCGATAG
- a CDS encoding HemK2/MTQ2 family protein methyltransferase, with protein MTMPLFSRSPEDQVYQPAEDTFLLRDAALAEVRSDDRVLEVGCGSGTVIAALRERAAAVVATDINPHAVRAGREQGVETVRTDLFAGLRGPFDLVLFNPPYLPTLPEERIDDWLEYALDGGPTGRATIERFAEEVGRVLAPFGRVLLLVSSLTGVDEVRKLFADLGYIVILVAEERVEDEDLVVLRIGRDLCRLTG; from the coding sequence ATGACAATGCCCCTCTTCTCACGCTCCCCCGAAGACCAGGTCTACCAGCCCGCGGAGGACACCTTCCTCCTGCGTGACGCCGCCCTCGCCGAAGTGCGGTCCGACGACCGCGTCCTCGAGGTGGGGTGCGGGAGCGGGACGGTGATCGCCGCCCTCAGGGAGCGGGCCGCCGCCGTCGTCGCCACCGACATCAATCCCCACGCGGTCAGGGCCGGGCGAGAGCAGGGCGTCGAGACGGTGCGCACCGACCTCTTCGCCGGCCTCCGCGGCCCTTTCGACCTCGTCCTCTTCAACCCCCCCTACCTCCCCACCCTGCCCGAGGAGCGGATCGACGACTGGTTGGAATATGCGCTGGACGGCGGCCCGACCGGGCGGGCGACCATCGAGCGGTTCGCCGAAGAGGTCGGGCGGGTGCTCGCCCCCTTCGGCCGCGTTCTCCTCCTCGTTTCCTCGCTCACCGGCGTCGACGAGGTGCGGAAGCTTTTTGCAGACCTCGGCTATATCGTGATTCTCGTTGCTGAAGAGAGGGTGGAGGATGAAGACCTGGTCGTGCTGCGGATCGGTCGCGACCTCTGCCGCCTCACCGGGTGA
- a CDS encoding 3-isopropylmalate dehydrogenase: MYRVAAIGGDGIGPEILDEGKKVLDAAGEKYDFDIEWTDFDIGAERYLETGELVTEEELKELSGYPAIYFGSIGDDRVKPGILEKGILLKMRFSFDEYVNLRPIRLLHGIQTPLAGKGPEDIDFVVVRENTEDFYVGIGSRFRQSEKKELEVVRDLYSVKFGLDVESDAEEIAYQIGVLSREGCRRVMEYAFDLAERRQRRVASVDKANVLSDVYGLWREVFSEVEGRHPGVATELTFVDAVTMWFVKNPEWFDVVVTPNMFGDIVTDLGAMIQGGLGLAPGGNINPTGTSMFEPIHGSAPKYRGLGVVNPIATIWAGALLLDHLGEHEAAEGVVQAIEGTIRDGVVTRDLGGAAKTADVGDHVAALLRR; this comes from the coding sequence ATGTACAGGGTCGCAGCGATAGGCGGGGACGGCATCGGCCCCGAGATCCTCGACGAGGGGAAGAAAGTTCTCGATGCCGCGGGAGAGAAATACGACTTTGATATCGAGTGGACCGACTTCGATATCGGGGCCGAGCGGTACCTGGAGACCGGCGAACTGGTCACCGAGGAGGAACTCAAAGAACTCTCCGGGTACCCCGCGATCTATTTCGGGTCCATCGGCGACGACCGCGTGAAGCCCGGCATCCTGGAGAAGGGGATCCTCCTCAAGATGCGGTTCTCCTTCGACGAGTACGTGAACCTCAGGCCGATCCGTCTCCTGCATGGGATCCAGACCCCGCTCGCCGGAAAGGGGCCTGAAGATATCGACTTCGTCGTGGTGCGCGAGAACACCGAGGACTTCTATGTCGGGATCGGGTCGCGCTTCAGGCAGAGTGAGAAAAAGGAACTCGAAGTCGTCAGGGATCTCTACTCGGTGAAGTTCGGTCTCGACGTCGAGAGCGACGCCGAGGAGATCGCCTACCAGATCGGGGTGCTCTCCCGCGAGGGGTGCCGGCGGGTGATGGAGTACGCCTTCGACCTCGCCGAACGGCGGCAGCGGCGGGTCGCCTCGGTCGACAAGGCAAACGTCCTCTCAGACGTCTACGGGCTCTGGCGCGAGGTCTTCTCCGAGGTCGAGGGGCGCCACCCCGGCGTGGCGACCGAGCTCACCTTCGTCGACGCCGTGACGATGTGGTTTGTCAAGAACCCGGAGTGGTTCGATGTCGTGGTCACCCCGAACATGTTCGGCGACATCGTCACCGATCTTGGGGCGATGATCCAGGGCGGCCTCGGCCTCGCACCGGGAGGGAACATCAACCCGACGGGCACCTCGATGTTCGAGCCCATCCACGGTTCGGCCCCGAAGTACCGGGGCCTCGGCGTCGTCAACCCCATCGCCACCATCTGGGCCGGCGCCCTCCTCCTCGACCACCTCGGCGAGCACGAGGCGGCGGAAGGAGTCGTGCAGGCGATCGAGGGGACGATCCGGGACGGCGTGGTGACCCGCGACCTCGGCGGCGCGGCGAAGACCGCAGACGTCGGGGACCACGTCGCGGCGCTGCTGCGACGATAA